The following proteins are co-located in the Streptomyces sp. NBC_01198 genome:
- a CDS encoding glycosyltransferase family 2 protein gives MNAVAFDVMIPHYGDVPLLQAAVRSVQAQDGDDWRLTVVDDGCEPGVPEWFAALGDPRVSYLRNPRNLGVTGNFNRCVELTRAPHVVLMGCDDLMLPGYLRTVRRALRRSPDAVMVQPGVQVVDAAGRPCGTLVDTAKTRIYAPAGIRSGPALLGGEDLAVSLLRGNWLYFPSVCWRTDALRAHPFRADLGVIQDLAVVVDLLLDGGLLATDPEVCFRYRRHAVSASAAQAVTGARFDEARRFFLTTSARLAAHGWPRGARTARHHWSSRLHALTLLPAAASSPRATSALLQHAFARRVPLADSAAAAAPHGGTPGTGGSSAAVRLPGAGG, from the coding sequence GTGAACGCGGTCGCCTTCGACGTGATGATCCCGCACTACGGCGACGTGCCGCTGCTGCAGGCCGCGGTCCGCAGCGTGCAGGCGCAGGACGGCGACGACTGGCGTCTGACGGTGGTGGACGACGGGTGCGAGCCGGGGGTGCCCGAGTGGTTCGCGGCGCTCGGCGACCCCCGGGTGAGCTATCTGCGCAACCCGCGCAATCTGGGCGTGACCGGGAACTTCAACCGCTGCGTGGAGCTCACCCGGGCGCCGCACGTCGTCCTGATGGGCTGCGACGACCTGATGCTGCCCGGCTACCTGCGGACCGTGCGGCGGGCGCTGCGGCGCAGCCCCGACGCGGTGATGGTGCAGCCCGGCGTCCAGGTGGTCGACGCGGCCGGGCGGCCCTGCGGCACGCTGGTCGACACGGCGAAGACGCGGATCTACGCGCCGGCCGGCATCCGCTCCGGGCCCGCGCTGCTCGGCGGCGAGGACCTGGCGGTCAGCCTGCTGCGCGGCAACTGGCTGTACTTCCCCTCGGTGTGCTGGCGCACCGACGCGCTGCGGGCCCACCCCTTCCGCGCCGACCTCGGCGTCATCCAGGACCTGGCGGTCGTCGTCGACCTGCTGCTCGACGGCGGCCTGCTCGCCACCGACCCCGAGGTCTGCTTCCGCTACCGCCGCCACGCGGTCAGCGCGTCCGCCGCGCAGGCGGTGACCGGCGCCCGCTTCGACGAGGCCCGTCGCTTCTTCCTCACCACCTCCGCGCGCCTGGCCGCCCACGGCTGGCCGCGCGGCGCCCGTACCGCCCGCCACCACTGGTCGTCCCGGCTGCACGCGCTCACCCTCCTCCCCGCCGCCGCCTCCTCCCCCCGCGCCACGTCCGCCCTCCTCCAGCACGCCTTCGCCCGCCGCGTGCCGCTGGCGGATTCCGCCGCGGCGGCCGCGCCGCACGGCGGCACGCCCGGTACGGGCGGATCCTCGGCTGCCGTCCGGCTGCCGGGGGCCGGCGGGTGA